The Hordeum vulgare subsp. vulgare chromosome 7H, MorexV3_pseudomolecules_assembly, whole genome shotgun sequence DNA window CCATGCGTCAGCTAGATTGGTAGTGCTGCCCGAGGTATACTGACAGGGTGCGTTGTTGTAGAATTGCACCCACACATAGTCGAAGAGGCCGGTGTTGAGGGCGCCACCCACCCATGCgtcggggaaagggcattgtggcGCGGCGGTCAGGTACACTCTCCTGCCGGAGTTGCTGTATCCTTTGAGAAACCTCGCAAGATCGTCCCAGTGTAGGGGTGTGCCACCTTCAATGTCGAAGTCGATGCCGTCGAGGACCGCATCGCCGAGAGGCCGCGAAGATGACTTACCTCCCAGGTAGTTGTTCCACAAGTACGTCGCGACATTCTTGGCGTCCTGGGTCGAGGAAAGGTAGTAGCTCCCCGCCCCGCCACCGATGGAGAGGATCACCTTGACACCGCGGCTCTGGCATGCCTTGATGTCGGAGCTTAGGTTCGCGCAGCCCCCGTTGGTCGGGTCACAGTGGCCTGCCAGGTTGAGGACCGGCGGCTGGCCATTGCCAAAGGCGGCGAGGAAGGCGAGGTTGACGAATTTATAGTTGCCGGTAGCGCAGGTCTCCGCCAGCGTGCCCTCGCCGCCGTTCTGGCCCCAGTAGATGGAAATGCCACCGGCTTCCGACCCGAGGAACTGCGCCGCCGCTACTGCCACTACCAGCAGTTGCAGCAGGGATGATGACCTGCTAGCCATTTGTGGAGCAATGGCTATTGCTGCTGTGTATATATGCCTTGTGCTTTTGCTTCTGTGTATGATGATCTGAGTTTGGGCTCGGATGGGTTGGCTTATATATACACGATTGGACTCGTAATGCAAAATCAATCTGAAACTCTCCGTATTGTTTATGCTCGTACGTGGCTTGTCGGGCAAATGGATGGATGAACACATGTGAATGCCTTCTGCTCTCAGCTTCGAATCAACGGCGACGGTGTTCGTGATCTTGAACCACAGTTTGAGCAGCTTGTAAGAGTTGAACGGAATAATTAACTGGCAAGTCACCACCAGTCCAGAATAAGAAAAGGGTGATCGACCGGGTTGTTTGAATATTAAAATTAGTGAACAGATGATCGTACGAACAACGCGGGACGGCGACCCGCCGAGCACGTCCAGGCTCGCGGGCGGATCACGGCAAGGTAACGGCTCGCAACAGTTTTCGCGGGAGGAAAAAAAAATGCTTATGAACTAAAAAATGGtccaattaaaaaaaatcaagaaaaataaaagttAATGATTGATAGTTAAACAAAAATATGGTCAAAATCGCATTCTTTAAACAGTGTACTATAAATGAAGATGGcttttcaaaatttcaaatattttaaaaaatgttcagcgATTTTTAAAATATCATGTACTTGAAAAGTGTACATGTATTTCAAAAttattaaatattttaaaaataggaaCAATTCCACTTCCGTCCTTTGACTGAACGGAAAATGTACGGAAGGGCATTTCTATAACCGCACTTAACGAAAGAGGGGCAAATTTAAGCACACTTTGGAATTAGGGTCAAATTTAAGTAGTGGGATCCAGTTAAGGACAGAAATGGAATTGTCCCTAAAAGTAAAATTTCTAAATATACGAAAATAAAAAggtgaaataaaaaataaaaggaggaaAACTAATTGAAAATGTGTTCTAAAAAAATAAGGTAAATCCTCTTTGTGCTTATGCGAAAAGATGTTGGCATGTTGCACAATCCAGACGCTGCTATTGGCCAGCCCATGGATCCAGGGTTTTTTCGTTCATCTTCTAGCAGTTTTCATATTTTCATTTGTTTTTtcttatttattatttttatatacaaatttcctttctgagccccccccccctcctccttcctttttgGTATTTCAATGGGCAAATATTTTCTTAAATTCATACACATGTTTATAAAACACAGAGCATTTTTAAAACACATGACTCTTTTTTTACTGTTTAAATTTTCATGCACATTTTCAACTAGTTGAGGGTTACCCCTCTAGGGCCACGCATGGGTCTTTGAGGGCCAGACACGTGGCGCTTGGTGCATGGTGTGATCCCTCAGGAGAAGACTACAGTGGGTTTCCATTATTTTCTCCTTTCATCTTCCTCTTTTTGAGTTTTCTTGGTTTTCTCATGTACAGGTTGCACTCAGAGTACGAGTTACACTGCATGTGAATTACTCCCTAAAATACTTCCTGATACATCTATTTTTATAAAATTTGTTTCCAGACGGAGATAATACAAGTTACATCGTTCAAGTAGAACGGGTTGCACTGCCCGTGAGTAAAGGTTGCATCGGAAATACAAGTTGCACTGGAGGGAGCATATGAGCACATGTTGCACCATGTTGGAAGTATAGGCTACGCTCGGGAGTACAAGTTGTATTGTGCATGGAGCACAAGTTACATCTGAGAATACACGTTGTATGTGTTTCCGATATGTTTGGTAATGAAAAGGGGCTCGCCCGGTTTAGAAAAATAAGAATACACGTTGTACTATATATACAGAGAGCACAACTTTCATTGCGCAGGGAGTACATACAAATTATTCTAGGGAGAGCAAGTTTGTAATAATATATTTGAGAGCACAATTTGTGTTCAAAAAAGTACGCTAAAACCTATCAACATTGGATCAAATTTTTGCGAAGTTATCGCCACAAGGAACGCAATCATGACAACGGTTTACAATTTGGATGCTCAGTTTAGTAGTTTTTTCATTAAAAAAATGCATAAAAATAGCATGTACGACAATCCAATGAAAAAGAAAACTACCAAAACTCCCTGGTGACGACAAGTGGCGTACATGCACCACACCACTTGTTGCCACCAAAGGAGTTTGGGAGTACCATTTGCAGGTGGTGCCCCTCACTAGTAATTTTGTTCTAATATTCATGAGTTTTGTATCTTAAAATTACATCTTATTAATATATAATAGGATCATGCAGCCAATTGTTTGGAAGAAAATCGGAAGATTGAAAAGAAAATTGTTTTGGTACCCGAGCTTCATAGTGGGCTAACATAGCCGCTCCTCTCGAGTGCGGCCAGTCACCAAAACGTTCCAATTTACGATGTATAGGGGACTTGATGATCACGCATATCCTGGTAGgaaagaaaaaccattataattGCTTAACAGGGCAGCCCAGCTAGACACCTCATATGTGATTTGGGGGGGGTCTACGATGCAGCAAGTTAGCATTGAAATGGAAAAAGCCTAGAATAAACCTTGAACTTATAGACGGAAGCTAAATCGAACCTTGAATTTCCAATCCCTGAAATGAACACACTAAACTCTATAATTCCGGTCTATTTTGAACTTTGAGAATGTTTCGCTGGGAATCACTGACGTGGCAAGTCAAATAGGGTCGGCCCATTGTCAATTCTTTTAGGTATTACCACGGCCGCGTattataaaaagaaaaaagagcaaCAAAAAAAATATCTCGCTTGGCGCATGTAACATTTTCATTAATACATGTCTTCATCACTTTTTGAATATACGTTAACTTTTAAAATTGGCATTGTAcattttcttaataaaaatgaaacatATTTTTAAACTTCCCTAAAACAATTCCTAAAAGAACTTTGATAAAGGCAATTTAGTGAATATACGGTAACATTTCTAAAATTCCCTcagaaacttttaaaaaaaatccatgctaaactttttaaaacttcCTAAAAAATAAACACATTTCTTAAAATATTTGTCAACAATTTTcgaataatgatttttttcaaaacatAAATAATATACGAAATTCcattaatattatttgaaaaTGTGACACAATTTGTGAAAACCTGAAACCTTTTCATAGCATGTGAAAAACCGTTGGAATTCTGAACATGTTTGAAAAAATGTGAATTTTTTTAAGTCGCAGA harbors:
- the LOC123412965 gene encoding acidic endochitinase-like, whose amino-acid sequence is MASRSSSLLQLLVVAVAAAQFLGSEAGGISIYWGQNGGEGTLAETCATGNYKFVNLAFLAAFGNGQPPVLNLAGHCDPTNGGCANLSSDIKACQSRGVKVILSIGGGAGSYYLSSTQDAKNVATYLWNNYLGGKSSSRPLGDAVLDGIDFDIEGGTPLHWDDLARFLKGYSNSGRRVYLTAAPQCPFPDAWVGGALNTGLFDYVWVQFYNNAPCQYTSGSTTNLADAWKQWLTVPAKQIFLGLPASPQAAGSGFIPADDLKSDVLPLIKSTGKYGGIMLWSKYYDDQDGYSSSVKSDV